A genomic segment from Cryptosporangium phraense encodes:
- a CDS encoding helix-turn-helix transcriptional regulator produces the protein MSGTVLRGRSAEIARLDALVARVGAGSGGGAVLICGAPGSGKTALLEHLATAPVRVVRAFGMDAESSPYAALARVLRSLAAEPASPPAPPGAAGPPGAAGALRRALETGVDEPRDRFALSVAVLNLLVAAGEQRPVLVVVDDVDRMDAASRDVLAFAGRRLATANVVLVATSGPVDVWPGIERMLLGGLDAGAGQEVVAEFGVAPEVGSEVVQRCGGLPLALREVAAALTPEQARGREPLPSEFPPGSRIRRAHERCLRALPAPTRAALLLLAASPDGLDPEFAGLAASLEPAVAGGLVEIAGGRLRITPPLLGGGLYASAPPAERRAAHRRLAAALAPDADDPIGRVRWLWQVAAGGDAPAGSLAEKFVAAAAAVRARGDHATASLAAERAAELSPHAGARAEHLLAAARDAWLAGRPHRAGVLLSRLSPAPDAPRPLAPAGSRPAAGGLGDLLRGQIALRAGSPAVAHEALLGAAAHLAERDRTAAVVALLHAGEASFLTGDLRRYVEISLRALALREGGEPPDRELMFAYAAGMMALFRGRHSEAVHRLRDVLDLVPRTDDPTALTWATLAALMLGEESRAFRLTERAGAGARARGELALVPRTLELATFAQLWLGRYGAALTSAREGLRLAQEAGLDNSVTLHRAMLALFSTLQGDDDASLHHATAATADARNRGLAMPHALGSWALAHRDLAAGRAADAAGRLRALAGAGRGPGHVTGRVLTTPHFVEAAVRSGDRAGAVEATDLFGRWATNTGSAAARALLARCQALTATDPADADDAFREALTLHLMADSEFERARTELLYGRELRRRRGPSAARAHLRGAYDAFVRLGAVSWAEQCRRELRATGESLRPATAGNPATPGYPATPGYPAAPGYPATPGNPATTPSPLTPQQRTIAEIVAQGATNREVAAQLYLSPRTVDHHLRNIFVKLGVRSRVELVRLLSSGIGP, from the coding sequence ATGTCTGGCACCGTGCTCCGTGGCCGCTCGGCCGAGATCGCGCGGCTGGACGCGTTGGTCGCGCGAGTGGGGGCGGGGTCCGGCGGTGGGGCGGTGCTGATCTGCGGCGCGCCGGGGTCCGGGAAGACCGCTCTGCTCGAGCACCTGGCCACGGCGCCGGTGCGGGTGGTGCGGGCGTTCGGGATGGACGCGGAGTCCTCGCCGTACGCGGCCTTGGCGCGGGTGCTGAGGTCGCTGGCCGCGGAGCCAGCGTCGCCGCCCGCGCCGCCCGGGGCGGCCGGGCCGCCAGGGGCGGCCGGGGCGCTGCGGCGCGCGCTCGAGACCGGGGTGGACGAGCCGCGGGACCGGTTCGCGCTGTCCGTCGCGGTGCTGAACCTGCTGGTGGCGGCCGGGGAGCAGCGGCCGGTGCTCGTCGTGGTGGACGACGTCGACCGGATGGACGCGGCCTCGCGGGACGTGCTGGCGTTCGCCGGCCGGCGGCTGGCGACGGCCAACGTGGTGCTGGTGGCGACGTCCGGGCCGGTCGACGTGTGGCCGGGGATCGAGCGGATGCTGCTGGGCGGCCTGGACGCCGGGGCTGGGCAGGAGGTCGTCGCGGAGTTCGGGGTGGCGCCGGAGGTCGGGTCCGAGGTCGTCCAGCGGTGCGGCGGGTTGCCGCTGGCGTTGCGCGAGGTGGCGGCGGCGTTGACTCCGGAGCAGGCACGCGGGCGGGAGCCGCTCCCGTCCGAGTTCCCGCCGGGCAGCCGGATCCGCCGCGCCCACGAGAGGTGCCTGCGGGCCCTCCCTGCGCCCACGCGAGCGGCCCTCCTGCTGCTCGCCGCGTCCCCCGACGGATTGGATCCGGAGTTCGCCGGTCTGGCGGCCTCGCTGGAGCCCGCCGTCGCGGGCGGGCTCGTGGAGATCGCCGGCGGACGTCTGCGCATCACGCCGCCGCTGCTGGGCGGCGGCCTGTACGCGAGCGCGCCCCCGGCCGAGCGCCGGGCCGCCCACCGCCGCCTGGCCGCCGCGCTGGCTCCGGACGCCGACGACCCGATCGGACGGGTGCGCTGGCTGTGGCAGGTCGCGGCGGGCGGTGACGCCCCGGCCGGGTCGCTCGCGGAGAAGTTCGTCGCCGCGGCGGCCGCCGTGCGGGCCCGGGGTGACCATGCCACGGCCTCGCTCGCGGCCGAGCGTGCGGCCGAGCTGAGTCCGCACGCCGGAGCCCGGGCCGAGCACCTGCTCGCCGCCGCCCGAGACGCCTGGCTGGCCGGCCGCCCCCACCGGGCCGGAGTCCTCCTGAGCCGCCTGAGCCCGGCCCCCGACGCGCCCCGGCCCCTGGCTCCCGCCGGCTCCCGGCCCGCGGCCGGCGGGCTCGGGGACCTGCTGCGGGGGCAGATCGCGTTGCGGGCCGGGTCGCCGGCCGTGGCTCACGAGGCGCTCCTCGGCGCGGCCGCCCACCTGGCCGAGCGCGACCGCACCGCCGCTGTCGTCGCGCTCCTGCACGCCGGCGAGGCCAGCTTCCTCACCGGTGACCTGCGCCGCTACGTCGAGATCTCGCTGCGCGCGCTGGCGCTGCGCGAGGGCGGCGAGCCCCCGGACCGCGAGCTGATGTTCGCCTACGCGGCCGGCATGATGGCGCTCTTCCGCGGCCGGCACAGCGAGGCCGTGCACCGCCTCCGCGACGTCCTCGACCTCGTCCCGCGCACCGACGACCCCACCGCGCTCACCTGGGCCACGCTCGCCGCCCTGATGCTCGGCGAAGAGTCCCGCGCGTTCCGCCTCACCGAGCGGGCCGGGGCCGGGGCCCGGGCCCGGGGCGAGCTCGCGCTCGTACCGCGCACGCTCGAGCTCGCGACGTTCGCCCAGCTCTGGCTCGGCCGCTACGGTGCCGCCCTGACCTCGGCCCGCGAGGGCCTCCGCCTGGCCCAGGAGGCCGGCCTCGACAACTCGGTGACGCTGCACCGCGCGATGCTCGCGCTCTTCTCGACGCTCCAGGGCGACGACGACGCGAGCCTCCACCACGCCACCGCGGCCACCGCCGACGCCCGCAATCGGGGCCTGGCGATGCCGCACGCGCTCGGCTCGTGGGCGCTGGCCCACCGCGACCTGGCCGCTGGGCGCGCCGCCGACGCCGCCGGCCGGCTCCGGGCCCTGGCCGGTGCGGGCCGCGGCCCCGGACACGTCACCGGCCGGGTCCTCACCACCCCGCATTTCGTCGAGGCGGCCGTGCGCAGCGGCGACCGGGCCGGCGCGGTCGAGGCCACCGACCTCTTCGGACGCTGGGCCACGAACACCGGTAGCGCCGCCGCCCGCGCGCTGCTGGCCCGCTGCCAGGCCCTCACCGCGACCGATCCCGCCGACGCCGACGATGCCTTCCGCGAGGCGCTCACCCTCCACCTGATGGCCGACTCGGAGTTCGAACGCGCCCGCACCGAGCTGCTCTACGGCCGGGAGCTGCGCCGCCGCCGGGGCCCGTCGGCGGCCCGGGCGCACCTGCGCGGTGCGTACGACGCATTCGTGCGGCTCGGCGCGGTGTCGTGGGCCGAGCAGTGCCGCCGCGAGCTCCGCGCGACCGGCGAGTCCCTACGCCCGGCCACCGCCGGCAACCCGGCCACGCCCGGATACCCGGCCACGCCCGGATACCCGGCCGCGCCCGGATACCCGGCCACGCCCGGCAACCCGGCCACCACCCCGAGCCCACTCACCCCCCAGCAGCGCACGATCGCCGAGATCGTCGCCCAGGGAGCTACCAACCGCGAGGTCGCCGCACAGCTGTATCTGAGCCCGCGCACGGTCGACCACCA
- a CDS encoding LacI family DNA-binding transcriptional regulator: MRKTDRLATIRDVAALAGVSVGTASKALNGRGTLRAETRERVREAADRLGFEANAAARTLKAGRTYTVGMITTDSIGRFSIPLMLGAEDALGAGQMSVLLCDARDDPIREQYYLRTLLTRRVDGIIVTGRRAQARAPLAPDLPVPVVYAFISSTDPGDCSVIPDEAGGAAKAVEHLQAIGRRRIAHVTGPEHHESAIGRAAAVADSLVRPPLYGEWSEAWGRQAAALLLADGTDFDAVFAGSDQIARGVVDTLRGAGRRVPEDVAVIGFDNWDVMVSASQPPLSSVDMDLDGLGRSAANLLLAAINGEPAPGRHVRPCRLVLRGSTSI, encoded by the coding sequence GTGCGGAAAACAGATCGGCTCGCGACCATTCGTGACGTCGCCGCGCTGGCCGGGGTGTCGGTGGGCACCGCGTCCAAGGCGCTCAACGGCCGGGGGACGCTACGGGCGGAAACCCGCGAGCGCGTGCGGGAGGCGGCCGACCGGCTCGGCTTCGAGGCGAACGCGGCGGCCCGCACGCTGAAGGCCGGGCGCACCTACACGGTCGGGATGATCACCACCGACAGCATCGGCCGGTTCAGCATTCCGCTGATGCTGGGCGCCGAGGACGCGCTCGGTGCCGGCCAGATGTCGGTGCTGCTGTGCGACGCCCGCGACGACCCGATCCGCGAGCAGTACTACCTGCGGACGCTGCTCACCCGCCGGGTCGACGGCATCATCGTGACCGGCAGGCGGGCCCAGGCCCGGGCTCCGCTCGCCCCCGACCTGCCGGTGCCGGTCGTGTACGCGTTCATCAGCTCGACCGACCCGGGCGACTGCTCGGTGATCCCCGACGAGGCGGGCGGCGCGGCCAAGGCCGTCGAGCACCTGCAGGCGATCGGACGGCGGCGGATCGCGCACGTCACCGGGCCGGAACACCACGAGTCGGCGATCGGCCGGGCCGCGGCGGTCGCGGACTCGCTCGTCCGGCCCCCGCTGTACGGCGAGTGGAGCGAGGCCTGGGGCCGCCAGGCGGCGGCGTTGCTGCTGGCGGACGGGACTGATTTCGACGCGGTGTTCGCCGGTAGTGACCAGATCGCTCGCGGTGTCGTCGACACGTTGCGCGGGGCCGGGCGCCGGGTGCCGGAGGATGTCGCGGTGATCGGGTTCGATAATTGGGACGTGATGGTCTCGGCCAGCCAGCCGCCGTTGAGCAGCGTCGACATGGATCTGGATGGGCTGGGGCGTTCGGCGGCGAATTTGCTGCTGGCGGCGATCAATGGGGAGCCGGCCCCGGGGCGGCACGTGCGGCCGTGCCGCCTGGTTCTGAGGGGATCGACGTCCATTTAG
- a CDS encoding site-specific integrase yields MSDAHSVDAAVEAYLASPQCANENTHRAYSSVLDRLAGWLGGHRPLTEVGEEELLSAITGLWGSAAAATWNRNRAAVAGWLAWCRARGQQAPELSVERRSGEREPTATLSRDAIERLILRPDVPLRERTLWRLLFETAARANDVLALNIETLDLRGRRAGALRWDAGSAHLLPRLIEGRSRGPVFLSERRPPPARRPSRSDLCPYTGRARLGYDRARILLDQHTRTPDGEPGWDLHQLRRAALMYRTA; encoded by the coding sequence ATGAGTGATGCGCACAGTGTCGACGCGGCGGTCGAGGCCTACCTGGCCTCGCCACAGTGCGCGAACGAGAACACCCACCGGGCCTACAGCAGCGTGCTGGACCGGCTCGCCGGCTGGCTGGGCGGTCACCGCCCGCTCACCGAGGTCGGCGAGGAAGAGCTGCTCAGCGCCATCACCGGGCTCTGGGGCAGCGCGGCCGCGGCGACCTGGAACCGCAACCGGGCCGCGGTCGCGGGCTGGCTGGCCTGGTGCCGGGCCCGAGGCCAGCAGGCGCCGGAGCTGTCGGTCGAGCGTCGCAGCGGCGAGCGTGAGCCGACCGCCACGCTCTCCCGGGACGCGATCGAACGGCTGATCCTGCGCCCGGACGTCCCGTTGCGGGAACGCACGCTGTGGCGCCTGCTGTTCGAGACCGCGGCCCGCGCGAACGACGTTCTCGCGTTGAACATCGAGACCCTCGATCTGCGTGGGCGCCGGGCGGGCGCGCTGCGCTGGGACGCCGGGAGCGCGCACCTGCTGCCCCGGCTGATCGAGGGCCGCTCCCGCGGTCCGGTGTTCCTCTCCGAGCGGCGGCCGCCGCCGGCCCGGCGTCCGTCGCGGTCGGACCTCTGCCCGTACACCGGGCGGGCGAGGCTCGGCTACGACCGCGCGCGCATCCTGCTGGATCAACACACCCGGACGCCGGACGGCGAACCGGGCTGGGATCTCCACCAACTCCGCCGAGCCGCCCTGATGTACCGCACGGCGTAG
- a CDS encoding lysophospholipid acyltransferase family protein: MSVSPVDRSGYLYWVFKVLLTGPMTLYFRPHVEGIEHVPRHGPVILACNHVSYLDWLLLPLVVRSRRISFLAKQEYFVEPGLRGRWKKYFFTATGQVPVLRVPGAGDAALNTAAGLLAGGRVVGIFPEGTRTRDGRLYRGRTGLARIAAATGAPVVPCATVGVFELAPPGARFPRPGRVTVRFAPAITWDAPEDALRERTDQLMDVIQKLSGQEYAGVDAVLPGRDN, encoded by the coding sequence ATGAGCGTATCCCCGGTCGACCGGAGCGGATATCTGTACTGGGTTTTCAAGGTCCTGCTGACCGGGCCGATGACGCTGTACTTCCGGCCCCACGTCGAAGGCATCGAGCACGTCCCCCGGCACGGCCCGGTGATCCTGGCCTGCAATCACGTGTCCTACCTGGACTGGCTGCTGCTGCCGCTGGTCGTGCGCAGCCGGCGGATCAGCTTCCTGGCCAAGCAGGAGTACTTCGTCGAGCCCGGGCTGCGCGGACGCTGGAAGAAGTACTTCTTCACCGCGACCGGCCAGGTGCCGGTGCTGCGGGTGCCCGGCGCGGGCGACGCGGCGCTGAACACCGCGGCCGGCCTGCTCGCCGGCGGCCGGGTCGTCGGCATCTTCCCGGAGGGCACCCGGACCCGCGACGGGCGGCTCTACCGCGGCCGCACCGGCCTGGCCCGGATCGCCGCCGCGACCGGCGCGCCGGTGGTCCCGTGCGCGACGGTCGGCGTCTTCGAACTCGCCCCGCCCGGCGCGCGGTTCCCGCGCCCAGGCCGCGTGACGGTGAGGTTCGCGCCCGCGATCACGTGGGACGCCCCGGAGGACGCCCTGCGGGAGCGCACCGACCAGCTCATGGACGTGATCCAGAAGCTCTCGGGCCAGGAGTACGCCGGGGTGGACGCTGTTCTTCCGGGGCGCGACAACTGA
- a CDS encoding magnesium and cobalt transport protein CorA, with protein MRASAFRRLARFLEGAADEPTEPSEQPRPNHSAEHAVVDCARYVDGVRVKGRLPLAEAPRALRRRDGFVWVGLREPTAEQFAEVAERFALPPLAVADAVTAHQRPKLERYGEVLFAVLKPVHYVNADEVVDVAELAVFVGPKFVVIVRHGDTDVPARVRALADGDPEVSKHGPLGVLHRIMDVAVDGYTEAIDGIDENIDDIESQVFGGDENDHAERIYKLKREVLEFRRAVKPLAPALQRLSSPDSGMVGETLRPYFRDVHDHLMRAADAIDQYDSLLTDVLQADLAQVSVRQNRTAMRQNEDMRRISAWAAIALLPTAIAGLYGMNFDHIPGSSSPYGFWAVIGVLAAACVLLWVSFRRNGWL; from the coding sequence ATGCGTGCCTCTGCGTTTCGGCGTCTCGCGCGGTTCCTGGAGGGGGCGGCGGACGAGCCCACCGAACCCTCGGAGCAGCCGCGGCCGAACCACTCGGCCGAGCACGCGGTCGTCGACTGCGCCCGGTACGTCGACGGCGTCCGGGTGAAGGGCCGCCTCCCGCTGGCCGAGGCTCCGCGCGCGCTGCGCCGGCGTGACGGCTTCGTCTGGGTCGGCCTCCGAGAGCCGACCGCCGAGCAGTTCGCCGAGGTCGCCGAGCGCTTCGCGCTCCCTCCCCTCGCGGTGGCCGACGCGGTCACCGCGCATCAACGTCCGAAGCTGGAGCGGTACGGCGAGGTTCTGTTCGCGGTCCTCAAACCCGTTCACTACGTCAATGCCGACGAGGTCGTCGACGTCGCTGAGCTGGCCGTTTTCGTCGGACCGAAGTTCGTGGTGATCGTCCGCCACGGCGATACGGACGTCCCGGCGCGGGTCCGGGCCCTGGCCGACGGGGACCCCGAGGTGAGCAAGCACGGGCCGCTGGGCGTCCTGCACCGGATCATGGACGTCGCGGTCGACGGGTACACCGAGGCCATCGACGGGATCGACGAGAACATCGACGACATCGAGTCGCAGGTGTTCGGCGGCGACGAGAACGACCACGCCGAGCGGATCTACAAGCTCAAGCGGGAGGTGCTGGAGTTCCGGCGGGCGGTGAAACCGCTGGCCCCGGCGTTGCAGCGGCTGTCGTCGCCGGATTCCGGGATGGTCGGCGAGACGCTGCGCCCGTACTTCCGGGACGTGCACGACCATCTGATGCGGGCGGCCGACGCGATCGACCAGTACGACAGCCTGCTCACCGACGTCCTGCAGGCCGATCTGGCGCAGGTCAGCGTCCGGCAGAACCGGACCGCGATGCGTCAGAACGAGGACATGCGCCGGATCTCGGCGTGGGCGGCGATCGCGCTGCTGCCGACCGCGATCGCCGGCCTGTACGGGATGAACTTCGACCACATCCCGGGGTCGTCGTCGCCGTACGGGTTCTGGGCGGTGATCGGCGTGCTGGCGGCCGCCTGTGTCCTGCTCTGGGTGTCGTTCCGGAGGAACGGCTGGCTCTAG
- a CDS encoding carbohydrate ABC transporter permease has translation MRKAGYYSTTTVLAVLFLLPMIWTLYSSTHGPQATNGAGGWGVDNYERMSRYGEGIGLYVLNTTVAALVTVLVTVVATTLGGYAMARLSFPGKNLLFLVTLAILMVPYTTILIPLYIVLGWLGLQNSLIGLGLVLAMFQLPFGLFMMRNSFEALPVELEEAALIDGCTPGGALRRVLLRGVAPGIVTVALFSFLASWNEFVAPLIFLTDGTKFTLPIALYNLQSGNLGSIDYGALQAGVVTAALPCVLVFLLLQRYYVSGFSAGALKG, from the coding sequence ATGAGAAAGGCGGGTTACTACAGCACCACGACGGTGCTGGCCGTGCTCTTCCTGCTGCCGATGATCTGGACGCTCTACTCGTCGACGCACGGCCCGCAGGCGACGAACGGAGCCGGCGGCTGGGGCGTCGACAACTACGAGCGGATGTCGAGGTACGGCGAGGGCATCGGGCTCTACGTGCTGAACACGACGGTCGCCGCGCTGGTGACCGTGCTGGTCACGGTCGTCGCGACCACGCTCGGCGGGTACGCGATGGCCCGGCTGTCGTTCCCGGGCAAGAACCTGCTGTTCCTGGTCACGCTGGCGATCCTGATGGTGCCGTACACGACGATCCTGATCCCGCTCTACATCGTGCTGGGCTGGCTCGGCCTGCAGAACTCGCTGATCGGGCTGGGCCTCGTGCTGGCGATGTTCCAGCTGCCGTTCGGGCTGTTCATGATGCGCAACTCGTTCGAGGCGCTGCCGGTCGAGCTGGAGGAGGCCGCGCTGATCGACGGGTGCACTCCGGGTGGAGCATTGCGGCGCGTTCTGCTGCGCGGGGTGGCGCCGGGCATTGTCACGGTCGCGTTGTTCTCGTTCCTGGCGTCCTGGAACGAGTTCGTCGCTCCGTTGATCTTCCTCACCGACGGCACCAAGTTCACGCTGCCGATCGCGCTCTACAACCTGCAGTCGGGGAACCTCGGCTCGATCGACTACGGCGCGCTGCAGGCCGGTGTGGTCACCGCGGCCCTGCCCTGCGTGCTGGTGTTCCTGCTGCTCCAGCGCTACTACGTCAGCGGCTTCAGCGCGGGCGCACTCAAAGGCTAA
- a CDS encoding STAS domain-containing protein: MENGDGVVRIALTGAVDAVLAPRLDGAVADVIAAQPADVRLDLGEVDFLGSHGMAFLVRVQHAARAAGRGAGIDAVSRHALIALRVAGLEHYVQV; the protein is encoded by the coding sequence GTGGAGAACGGCGACGGTGTGGTGCGGATCGCGCTCACCGGGGCGGTCGACGCCGTGCTGGCGCCGCGGCTCGACGGCGCGGTCGCGGACGTCATCGCCGCGCAGCCGGCCGACGTCCGGCTCGACCTCGGGGAGGTGGACTTCCTCGGCTCGCACGGGATGGCCTTCCTGGTACGGGTTCAGCACGCGGCCCGGGCGGCCGGCCGCGGTGCGGGCATCGACGCCGTGTCACGACATGCGCTGATCGCGTTGCGGGTCGCTGGTCTCGAGCACTACGTACAGGTATGA
- a CDS encoding ABC transporter substrate-binding protein yields the protein MGQLRPRLALVIAAVLLSAACQSAGDTTASGGTEAKDDGSTITMWTRSATATFTQTLVTEYNKTHRNKVKLTVIPSDTYQQKVGTASGAKKLPDVLAADVVYAPNYASKGIFQDLTAKVDTLSFKGTLAPAHMKTATYDGKVYGVPHDIDLSAVFYNKVLFRKAGLDPDKPPTTLDELYADVKKIDALGNGVDGYFFGGSCPGCTLFTTWPMIWASGANVLNDKGTESTVDNPAAAKVYELYKRMYKEKLVPTAVKNEGGPTWTQAFGEGKIGIQPLGATALQTFKEGPKLEIGVAPIPGLTGGESSFVGGDVIGIGANTTKAAQAWDFISWTLSEKAQVEVVAKNKNITVRSDLADNAYAKQDPRLGVFNQLAGKGQTPISVNFGKTFNDPSGPWTATIVDAVFGSGTSADALAKHNPSITESLSSGG from the coding sequence ATGGGCCAGCTCCGACCACGTTTAGCTCTCGTCATCGCCGCAGTCCTGCTGTCCGCCGCCTGCCAGAGCGCGGGCGACACCACCGCGTCCGGCGGCACCGAGGCCAAGGACGACGGTTCGACGATCACGATGTGGACCCGCTCCGCCACGGCCACGTTCACCCAGACGCTGGTCACCGAGTACAACAAGACGCACCGGAACAAGGTGAAGCTGACGGTCATCCCGTCCGACACCTACCAGCAGAAAGTCGGCACGGCGAGCGGCGCCAAGAAGCTCCCCGACGTCCTGGCCGCCGACGTCGTCTACGCGCCGAACTACGCGTCCAAGGGGATCTTCCAGGACCTCACCGCGAAGGTCGACACGCTGTCGTTCAAGGGCACGCTGGCCCCGGCGCACATGAAGACCGCCACCTACGACGGCAAGGTCTACGGCGTCCCCCACGACATCGACCTCTCGGCCGTCTTCTACAACAAGGTGCTGTTCAGGAAGGCCGGCCTCGACCCCGACAAACCGCCGACCACTTTGGACGAGCTCTACGCCGACGTGAAGAAGATCGACGCGCTCGGAAACGGCGTCGACGGGTACTTCTTCGGTGGCTCCTGCCCCGGCTGCACGCTGTTCACGACCTGGCCGATGATCTGGGCCTCGGGCGCGAACGTGTTGAACGACAAGGGCACCGAGTCGACGGTCGACAACCCGGCGGCGGCCAAGGTCTACGAGCTCTACAAGCGGATGTACAAGGAGAAACTCGTCCCGACCGCGGTCAAGAACGAGGGCGGACCGACGTGGACGCAGGCGTTCGGCGAGGGCAAGATCGGCATCCAGCCGCTCGGCGCCACCGCGCTCCAGACGTTCAAGGAGGGCCCGAAGCTCGAGATCGGCGTCGCTCCGATCCCCGGCCTCACCGGCGGCGAGAGCTCGTTCGTCGGCGGCGACGTGATCGGCATCGGCGCGAACACCACCAAGGCCGCCCAAGCCTGGGACTTCATCTCCTGGACGCTGTCCGAGAAGGCGCAGGTCGAGGTCGTCGCGAAGAACAAGAACATCACGGTCCGCAGCGACCTGGCCGACAACGCCTACGCGAAGCAGGACCCGCGCCTCGGCGTGTTCAACCAGCTCGCGGGCAAGGGCCAGACACCGATCTCGGTGAACTTCGGCAAGACGTTCAACGACCCGAGCGGCCCCTGGACGGCCACGATCGTCGACGCGGTGTTCGGCTCCGGGACGTCGGCCGACGCGCTCGCGAAACACAACCCGAGCATCACCGAGTCGCTGTCCTCGGGCGGCTGA
- a CDS encoding carbohydrate ABC transporter permease, translating into MVATLSRPARSVRAGAPAGRGPGRGRRRLGLLYSAPMAVIVLLLFVLPLVLMFWMSFNHWPLLGASAPNGVENYSALSDPLFLRAIWFTLKYTLVTTVVLSLVAFGLALLMQEARRGVGFFRTIYFLPAAVGLGSASLLFYGLYNTGDSPLNTLLADVGLGPVDWLGTNGSALSSTIGMITWRFAGFYMLILLTGLQSIEPVLYEAARTDGAGRWQIMRYVTLPLLRPTLALMTVLSVTGSLLAFDQFFIITGGRHDTTTVAIDIYREAFLNQDLGRACAISVAVLAVLILLNAVQMRLIRRED; encoded by the coding sequence ATGGTGGCAACACTCTCCCGCCCGGCGCGCAGCGTCCGGGCGGGAGCCCCCGCCGGCCGCGGACCGGGCCGCGGCCGGCGGCGGCTGGGCCTGCTCTATTCCGCGCCGATGGCCGTGATCGTGCTGCTGCTGTTCGTGCTCCCGCTCGTGCTGATGTTCTGGATGTCGTTCAACCACTGGCCGCTGCTCGGCGCGTCCGCCCCCAACGGGGTGGAGAACTACTCCGCGCTCTCCGACCCGCTGTTCCTCCGCGCGATCTGGTTCACGCTGAAGTACACGCTGGTCACGACCGTCGTATTGAGCCTGGTCGCGTTCGGGCTGGCGCTGCTGATGCAGGAGGCCCGCCGCGGCGTCGGCTTCTTCCGCACGATCTACTTCCTGCCCGCCGCGGTCGGGCTCGGCTCCGCGAGCCTGCTGTTCTACGGCCTCTACAACACCGGCGACTCGCCGTTGAACACGCTGCTCGCCGACGTCGGCCTCGGTCCGGTCGACTGGCTCGGGACGAACGGCAGCGCGCTGTCGTCGACGATCGGCATGATCACCTGGCGCTTCGCCGGGTTCTACATGCTCATCCTGCTGACGGGTCTGCAGAGCATCGAACCGGTGCTGTACGAGGCCGCGCGCACCGACGGCGCCGGCCGCTGGCAGATCATGCGGTACGTGACGTTGCCGCTGCTGCGGCCGACGCTCGCGCTGATGACCGTGCTGTCGGTGACCGGCTCGCTGCTGGCGTTCGACCAGTTCTTCATCATCACCGGCGGGCGGCACGACACGACGACCGTCGCGATCGACATCTACCGCGAGGCGTTCCTCAACCAGGACCTCGGCCGGGCCTGCGCGATCTCGGTCGCGGTGCTCGCCGTGCTGATCCTGCTCAACGCCGTCCAAATGCGTCTGATCCGCAGGGAGGACTGA
- a CDS encoding ABC transporter permease: protein MSSETRITSARQFRRIASAVAGVGVLVQLLLTSYYLGMAHAPKPRELPVGLIANEGQAAGLEVQLNAEHSYDVTRYDTAADLIAATERREIYGGLDVTGTTPHLYVAGAAGPAAAAVLRTTFTTVLEKQTAAAVAQLPGTVPIATVRTLTAPGTITDVVPLPADDRNGGSLGMLVQALALGGTVASIGLGRLIPRARRSWRRGVGHLTTLVVYALASAAIVLWSASWFGVGRDADHSTLYWGFSLVSLAITGSTAGFVALIGPAGAAAGFLYFTIGTVISGASIPPEFLPAWGRHLGQALPTGAGTQYVRDSLYFPDAPLGHPLLILCLYAGLGALAILVTNFLPNRTDRTAELPLPGA, encoded by the coding sequence ATGAGCTCCGAAACGCGGATCACCTCGGCCCGGCAGTTCCGCCGGATCGCGAGCGCGGTCGCCGGCGTCGGCGTGCTCGTCCAGCTCCTGCTCACCAGCTACTACCTGGGCATGGCCCACGCCCCGAAGCCCCGGGAGCTCCCGGTCGGCCTGATCGCCAACGAGGGTCAGGCCGCCGGCCTGGAAGTCCAGCTCAACGCCGAGCACAGCTACGACGTCACCCGCTACGACACCGCGGCCGACCTGATCGCCGCCACCGAGAGGCGCGAGATCTACGGCGGCCTCGACGTCACCGGCACCACACCGCACCTCTACGTCGCGGGCGCCGCCGGACCGGCCGCGGCCGCGGTGCTCCGCACGACGTTCACGACCGTGCTGGAGAAGCAGACCGCGGCCGCCGTCGCGCAGCTGCCGGGCACGGTTCCGATCGCGACCGTCCGCACGCTGACCGCGCCCGGCACGATCACCGACGTCGTCCCGCTGCCGGCCGACGACCGGAACGGCGGCTCGCTCGGCATGCTCGTGCAGGCGCTGGCCCTGGGCGGCACCGTCGCCTCGATCGGGCTCGGCCGGCTCATCCCGCGGGCCCGGCGGTCCTGGCGCCGGGGCGTCGGGCACCTGACGACGCTGGTCGTGTACGCGCTGGCGTCCGCGGCGATCGTGCTCTGGTCGGCGAGCTGGTTCGGCGTCGGGCGGGACGCCGACCACTCCACGCTCTACTGGGGCTTCAGCCTGGTCTCGCTGGCGATCACCGGCTCCACCGCCGGGTTCGTCGCGCTGATCGGCCCGGCCGGTGCGGCGGCCGGCTTCCTGTACTTCACGATCGGGACCGTGATCTCCGGCGCGAGCATTCCGCCCGAGTTCCTGCCGGCCTGGGGCCGTCACCTCGGTCAGGCGCTGCCCACCGGCGCCGGGACGCAGTACGTCCGGGACAGCCTCTACTTCCCGGACGCGCCGCTCGGGCACCCGCTGCTGATCCTGTGCCTGTACGCCGGGCTAGGCGCGCTGGCCATCCTGGTGACGAACTTCCTGCCCAACCGCACCGACCGCACGGCGGAACTCCCGCTACCGGGAGCCTAG